Proteins co-encoded in one Stutzerimonas stutzeri genomic window:
- the arfA gene encoding alternative ribosome rescue factor ArfA yields MSKQHKRPNKAKRLVAQPLFRSRQEQPKKGKGSYRREASQSTNWEASVLLAA; encoded by the coding sequence ATGAGCAAGCAGCACAAACGGCCGAACAAGGCCAAGCGCCTGGTGGCACAACCGCTATTTCGCAGTCGCCAGGAACAGCCGAAGAAAGGCAAAGGCAGCTACCGCCGCGAAGCCTCCCAGTCCACCAACTGGGAGGCTTCGGTCCTTCTGGCAGCTTGA
- the holA gene encoding DNA polymerase III subunit delta has translation MKLPPAQLAKHLQGPLAPVYVVSGDEHLLCQEACDAIRGACRQRGFSERQVLNVETGFDWGQLIEAGASLSLFAEKRLLELRIPNGKPGDKGAAALLDYMARPAEDTVLLISLPKLDGSTQKTKWAKALIDGKPVQFLQIWPVDAQQLPQWIRQRLSQAGLAADQEAVELIAARVEGNLLAAAQEIEKLKLLAEGGQVTTETVQAAVADSARYDVFGLIDAALLGQPEHILQMLTGLRGEGVEAPVILWAVAREVRQLANIAQQYSQGVPLDRAFSQARPPVWDKRKPLVSKALQRHDVAGWQRLLMDAQRIDEQIKGQAEGDPWLGLTDLCLQLSGRRIKI, from the coding sequence ATGAAACTGCCTCCCGCCCAGCTTGCCAAGCACCTGCAAGGCCCTCTTGCGCCCGTATACGTGGTGAGCGGCGACGAACACCTGCTCTGCCAAGAGGCCTGCGATGCCATCCGCGGCGCCTGTCGACAGCGGGGCTTCAGCGAACGGCAGGTGCTCAACGTCGAAACCGGCTTCGACTGGGGCCAGCTCATCGAGGCCGGCGCCAGCCTCTCGCTGTTCGCTGAGAAGCGCCTGCTGGAGCTGCGCATCCCCAACGGCAAGCCCGGCGACAAAGGCGCCGCCGCGCTGCTCGACTACATGGCGCGCCCTGCCGAAGACACCGTGTTACTGATCAGCCTGCCCAAGCTCGACGGCAGCACGCAGAAGACCAAGTGGGCCAAGGCCCTGATCGACGGCAAGCCGGTGCAATTCCTGCAGATCTGGCCAGTGGACGCGCAACAGCTACCGCAATGGATTCGCCAACGCCTGTCGCAAGCCGGGCTGGCCGCCGATCAGGAAGCCGTGGAGCTGATCGCGGCGCGTGTGGAGGGCAACCTGCTGGCCGCTGCGCAGGAAATCGAAAAGCTCAAGCTGCTCGCCGAAGGCGGCCAGGTCACCACCGAAACTGTGCAGGCAGCCGTCGCCGACAGCGCCCGCTACGACGTCTTTGGCCTGATCGACGCCGCCTTGCTGGGCCAGCCGGAGCATATCCTGCAAATGCTGACCGGGCTGCGCGGCGAGGGCGTGGAAGCGCCGGTCATACTCTGGGCCGTGGCGCGCGAGGTTCGCCAATTGGCCAACATCGCTCAGCAGTACAGCCAGGGCGTGCCGCTCGACCGAGCCTTCAGCCAGGCCCGCCCGCCGGTCTGGGACAAGCGTAAGCCGTTGGTCAGCAAGGCATTGCAGCGCCACGATGTCGCCGGCTGGCAACGTCTGCTGATGGACGCACAGCGCATTGACGAACAGATCAAGGGACAAGCCGAGGGCGACCCCTGGCTGGGCCTGACCGACCTCTGCCTACAATTGAGCGGACGCCGGATCAAAATCTAG
- the lipA gene encoding lipoyl synthase: MSDISQPKTVASGEKFRTTQGITAIKDGQKRRASSEPQVFEPKPKWLRVKAPSGSRFEAVKRNVGEHRLSTVCQESHCPNMGECWSNGTATIMLMGSVCTRACRFCAVDTGNPNGWLDLEEPQNTAKSVELMALRYIVLTSVDRDDLDDGGASHYAACVRAIKENTPQVVVEALTPDFDGDHQAIERVVDSGLEVFAQNVETVKRLTREVRDPRAGYEKTLKVLEHAKKHRPEVLTKTSLMLGLGETDEEILQTMDDLRAIGVDILTLGQYLQPTRNHLPVKRWVSPEEFNRLRDIGLEKGFMEVAAGPLVRSSYRADRVFEKNNLGLAAPVPVPGQPFDSSLIPTLNLN; this comes from the coding sequence ATGTCCGATATCTCCCAGCCCAAAACCGTTGCCAGCGGTGAAAAATTCCGCACTACCCAGGGCATTACCGCGATCAAGGACGGGCAGAAGCGCCGGGCCTCGAGCGAACCCCAGGTGTTTGAACCCAAGCCCAAGTGGCTGCGGGTCAAGGCGCCCAGCGGCAGCCGCTTCGAAGCGGTCAAGCGCAACGTCGGCGAGCATCGCCTGAGCACCGTTTGCCAGGAGTCGCACTGCCCGAACATGGGTGAATGCTGGTCCAATGGCACCGCCACCATCATGCTGATGGGCTCGGTATGCACCCGCGCCTGCCGCTTCTGTGCGGTGGACACCGGTAATCCCAATGGCTGGCTGGATCTGGAAGAGCCGCAGAACACCGCCAAGTCGGTGGAGCTGATGGCGCTGCGCTACATCGTGCTGACCTCGGTGGATCGCGACGACCTGGACGATGGCGGTGCCAGCCATTACGCCGCCTGCGTTCGGGCCATCAAGGAAAACACCCCGCAGGTAGTGGTCGAGGCGCTCACGCCGGACTTCGACGGCGATCACCAGGCGATCGAACGCGTGGTGGACTCAGGCCTCGAGGTGTTCGCGCAGAACGTCGAGACGGTCAAACGTCTTACCCGGGAAGTACGCGATCCCCGTGCTGGCTATGAGAAGACCCTCAAGGTGCTCGAGCACGCGAAGAAGCACCGCCCGGAAGTGCTCACCAAGACCAGCCTGATGCTTGGCCTGGGCGAGACCGACGAAGAAATCCTGCAGACCATGGATGACCTGCGCGCCATCGGCGTGGACATCCTCACCCTCGGCCAGTATCTGCAGCCGACCCGCAACCATCTGCCGGTCAAGCGTTGGGTCAGCCCGGAAGAGTTCAACCGGTTGCGCGACATCGGTTTGGAAAAGGGCTTCATGGAGGTCGCCGCCGGCCCGCTGGTGCGCTCCAGCTACCGAGCCGACCGGGTATTCGAAAAGAACAATTTGGGTCTGGCCGCGCCGGTACCGGTTCCGGGCCAGCCGTTCGACAGCAGCCTGATCCCGACCCTCAACCTGAACTGA
- a CDS encoding DUF493 domain-containing protein, producing MTDTKTDATPPKIEFPCERYPIKVIGDAGEDFSETVVDVIRRHAPEFDETTMVVRDSRNGRFLSVQVLITATSVEQLQAIHVDLRATGRVHMVL from the coding sequence ATGACTGACACTAAAACTGATGCAACGCCACCCAAGATCGAATTTCCCTGCGAGCGTTACCCGATCAAGGTGATCGGCGATGCCGGCGAGGATTTCAGCGAGACGGTCGTCGACGTCATTCGGCGGCATGCGCCGGAGTTCGACGAAACCACCATGGTGGTTCGTGACAGCCGCAACGGGCGCTTCCTGTCCGTTCAGGTGCTGATCACCGCCACCAGCGTCGAGCAGCTGCAGGCGATCCATGTCGACCTTCGCGCGACCGGACGTGTGCACATGGTGCTCTGA
- the lptE gene encoding LPS assembly lipoprotein LptE — protein MIKRNLVVAGLALLLSACGFQLRGTGETSFALEEINLQARNSYGDTAKDFEELLKDNGVRVYPGARYTLDLVREQNRQRTASYTTSARTAEYELSSVLDYQFRGPENTVLLEDSVEVRKVYVHDSSNLIGSDQEATQLRQEMRRELLQQLSLRIRGITPAQLDQLQQTAEARKRAEAEAIEAQMREQSQRPLQSPVELPIPQ, from the coding sequence ATGATCAAACGCAATCTCGTGGTGGCCGGTCTGGCGCTGCTGTTGAGCGCCTGCGGTTTTCAGCTGCGTGGGACGGGCGAAACCAGTTTCGCCCTCGAGGAAATCAACCTGCAGGCACGCAACAGCTACGGCGACACGGCCAAGGACTTCGAAGAGTTGCTCAAGGACAACGGCGTACGCGTCTATCCTGGCGCTCGCTATACCCTGGACCTGGTCCGCGAACAGAACCGTCAGCGCACCGCCAGCTATACGACGTCGGCGCGTACGGCCGAATACGAATTGTCCAGCGTGCTCGACTACCAGTTCCGCGGGCCGGAGAACACCGTGCTGCTGGAAGACAGCGTCGAGGTGCGCAAGGTCTATGTGCATGACAGCAGCAACCTCATCGGCTCCGACCAGGAAGCTACCCAGCTTCGCCAGGAAATGCGCCGTGAGCTCCTGCAACAGCTGAGCCTGCGCATCCGCGGCATCACCCCGGCCCAGCTCGATCAACTTCAGCAGACCGCCGAAGCCCGCAAGCGCGCCGAAGCCGAGGCGATCGAGGCACAGATGCGCGAACAGAGCCAACGGCCGCTGCAATCGCCTGTCGAACTGCCGATCCCGCAATGA
- a CDS encoding lytic murein transglycosylase: MLYTFVPVLLLRSLIAGLALSIVVACAAEPATPTTATTVTAPPPTTPESIPGQPSEAEPTAISFAEWRETFRSEALEAGIPASVFDRAFAGVTPDPSTIAADRSQPEFTRPVWQYLEGALSSQRVEGGKRLLRQHQRTLDGIEARYGVDRNTLVAIWGLESSYGQIMGDKGVIRSLATLAHEGRRPGFAKSQLLAALQILDHGDVTADQLRGSWAGAMGQTQFIPTTYNTHAVDFDGDGRRDIWNSSADALASAAHYLQASGWKAGQPWGFEVSLPDGFDYALADSSIRKPLSEWRRLGLRGLPTASDEASASLLLPAGYRGPAFLVLDNFRAILRYNNSSSYALAIGLLSERFDGAGRIRASWPQGEQPLSRSERLELQERLSNQGFDPGVADGIIGANTRNAIRSFQQRLGWPADGHPTQELLGRLRAEPQ, from the coding sequence ATGCTTTACACCTTCGTTCCCGTCCTGCTGCTGCGCAGCCTGATTGCCGGTTTAGCACTGAGCATCGTGGTCGCCTGCGCCGCCGAGCCCGCGACCCCGACCACCGCCACGACGGTCACCGCTCCGCCGCCAACCACCCCCGAGTCGATTCCGGGACAGCCATCCGAAGCCGAGCCGACAGCGATAAGCTTCGCTGAATGGCGCGAAACCTTCCGTAGCGAAGCACTGGAAGCCGGGATACCGGCATCGGTATTCGATCGCGCGTTCGCGGGTGTCACACCCGACCCAAGCACTATCGCGGCTGACCGCAGCCAACCCGAATTCACGCGCCCGGTATGGCAATACCTCGAGGGCGCGCTGTCGTCGCAGCGGGTCGAGGGCGGCAAGCGTCTGCTGCGCCAGCACCAACGGACCCTGGACGGCATCGAGGCGCGTTACGGCGTCGATCGAAACACCTTGGTCGCCATCTGGGGGCTGGAAAGCAGCTATGGGCAGATCATGGGCGACAAAGGCGTGATTCGCTCGCTCGCCACCCTCGCACACGAAGGGCGACGTCCCGGGTTCGCCAAGAGCCAGCTGCTGGCGGCGCTGCAGATCCTCGATCACGGTGATGTCACCGCTGATCAGTTGCGTGGCTCCTGGGCCGGCGCCATGGGCCAGACCCAGTTCATTCCCACCACCTACAACACCCACGCCGTGGATTTCGACGGCGATGGACGGCGAGATATCTGGAACAGTTCGGCCGACGCACTGGCTTCCGCTGCTCATTACCTGCAGGCGTCGGGCTGGAAAGCCGGGCAACCCTGGGGTTTCGAAGTCAGTCTGCCGGACGGTTTCGACTATGCACTGGCTGACAGCAGCATTCGCAAGCCGCTGTCCGAATGGCGCCGGCTAGGTCTGCGTGGGCTGCCCACCGCCTCGGACGAGGCAAGCGCCAGCCTGTTGCTGCCTGCCGGATACCGCGGCCCCGCCTTCCTGGTTCTCGACAATTTCAGAGCCATCCTGCGCTACAACAACTCGTCATCGTATGCGCTGGCGATCGGCCTGCTATCCGAGCGTTTCGATGGTGCCGGCAGGATCCGTGCGAGCTGGCCGCAGGGCGAGCAGCCCCTGAGCCGCTCCGAACGCCTTGAACTGCAAGAGCGTCTGTCGAACCAGGGCTTCGATCCTGGCGTTGCGGACGGCATCATCGGCGCCAACACGCGCAACGCCATCCGCAGCTTCCAGCAGCGACTGGGCTGGCCTGCCGATGGCCATCCGACGCAGGAATTGCTCGGCCGACTGCGCGCAGAGCCACAGTGA
- the lipB gene encoding lipoyl(octanoyl) transferase LipB translates to MTASVLGVREFGLLDYQPTWQAMQRFTNERGPATGDEIWLLQHPPVFTQGQAGKPEHLLLPGEIPVVQVDRGGQVTYHGPGQLVCYLLLDVRRLGIGVRDLVSRIEQSLIDLLASYDVSAVSKPDAPGVYVGGAKIASLGLRIRNGRSFHGLALNVDMDLEPFGRINPCGYAGMPMTQLTDLVAGPVVFSEVCARLREQLVKHLGYAQQQTLMGPIAGC, encoded by the coding sequence ATGACCGCCTCTGTTCTCGGGGTGCGTGAGTTCGGCTTGCTGGACTACCAACCCACCTGGCAGGCGATGCAGCGTTTCACCAATGAGCGCGGACCGGCCACCGGCGACGAGATCTGGCTCTTGCAGCACCCGCCGGTGTTCACCCAGGGGCAGGCCGGCAAGCCCGAGCATCTGCTTCTTCCCGGGGAAATACCGGTGGTTCAGGTTGATCGGGGCGGGCAGGTGACCTACCACGGCCCGGGACAGCTGGTGTGCTACCTGCTGCTGGATGTCAGGCGGCTAGGCATCGGGGTCCGCGACCTGGTCAGCCGCATCGAGCAGAGTCTCATCGATCTGCTGGCGAGCTACGACGTATCGGCGGTCTCCAAGCCCGACGCGCCGGGTGTATATGTCGGGGGCGCGAAGATCGCATCGCTCGGTCTGCGCATCCGAAACGGGCGCTCGTTTCACGGTCTGGCGCTCAATGTAGACATGGACCTGGAACCGTTCGGGCGGATCAATCCGTGCGGCTACGCCGGCATGCCCATGACCCAATTGACCGATCTGGTCGCAGGGCCAGTAGTCTTTTCCGAGGTCTGTGCCCGCCTGCGCGAGCAGCTGGTCAAACACCTCGGCTATGCGCAGCAGCAAACGCTGATGGGGCCAATAGCAGGCTGCTAG
- a CDS encoding YdcF family protein: protein MPIRYFFKQLLLPPGGLLLLLLIAWWLRRRAPRLAALCFVLGFGGLWLMSLPITVEWAGRALEREAPLDRAEWADLAQRAEAIVVLGAGREQADPGWGADQPSYLALERLRFAARLAKASGLPILASGGLHYGQPPSEAQLAAEALQHDFSTPTRWLEERSRTTWENALYSASMLKDAGIQRIVLVTSASHMPRSRWCFEQNGLQVIVAPMGFVGVPNGRPFGGWLPEAKAVWQNGLLLNEALGMLIYPLLYGAAD from the coding sequence ATGCCGATTCGCTATTTCTTCAAACAGTTGCTCCTGCCACCGGGCGGCCTGCTTTTGCTGCTGCTCATCGCCTGGTGGCTACGGCGCCGGGCGCCGCGGCTGGCCGCGCTATGCTTCGTCCTGGGGTTCGGCGGGCTGTGGCTGATGAGCCTGCCAATAACCGTGGAGTGGGCCGGGCGGGCGCTGGAGCGCGAGGCGCCACTCGATCGCGCCGAGTGGGCGGACCTCGCGCAGCGTGCAGAGGCAATCGTGGTGCTCGGGGCGGGGCGCGAGCAGGCCGACCCCGGCTGGGGCGCCGATCAGCCCAGCTACCTGGCGCTCGAGCGGCTGCGTTTCGCTGCGCGGCTGGCCAAGGCCTCGGGCCTGCCGATCCTGGCCAGTGGCGGCCTGCACTATGGCCAGCCGCCCAGTGAGGCGCAGCTGGCGGCAGAGGCGCTGCAGCATGACTTCTCGACGCCGACGCGCTGGCTCGAGGAGCGCAGCCGCACGACCTGGGAAAACGCGCTCTACAGCGCCAGCATGCTCAAGGATGCCGGCATCCAGCGGATCGTGCTGGTGACCTCGGCCTCGCATATGCCGCGCTCGCGCTGGTGTTTCGAGCAGAACGGTTTGCAAGTGATCGTCGCGCCGATGGGCTTCGTCGGGGTGCCCAACGGGCGGCCCTTCGGCGGCTGGCTGCCAGAAGCCAAGGCGGTCTGGCAGAACGGACTGCTGCTCAACGAGGCGTTGGGCATGCTGATCTATCCGTTGCTTTATGGTGCCGCCGACTGA
- a CDS encoding D-alanyl-D-alanine carboxypeptidase family protein, with the protein MTITTFVHRLFLLIALVVAPVAWAEPVIPSPPQLAAKSYVLMDAASGKVLVENAGDERLPPASLTKLMTAYIATLEIKKGQISESDMVTVSEKAWRTGGSRMFIQVNTQVSVDDLLHGIIIQSGNDASVAMAEHIAGSEEAFADLMNSTAQRLGMSNSHFMNATGLPHPEHYSSAADMAKLARAIIHEDAAHYSIYAQKEFFWNNIKQPNRNLLLWRDKTVDGLKTGHTEEAGYCLVASAVRDGMRLISVVFGTNSEQARAAETQKLLTYGFRFFETKTFYQKGVELAKSRVWKGQQDQISAGLQDDLTLTLPRGQLDKLQAGLTFNPELTAPIQQGDVIGRVDVTLDGQVLQSTDLIALEAVEEGGLFSRLWDSIQLFFFNLFN; encoded by the coding sequence ATGACTATCACCACCTTCGTGCATCGACTGTTCCTCCTCATCGCACTGGTCGTCGCGCCGGTAGCCTGGGCCGAGCCGGTCATTCCCTCACCGCCGCAGCTGGCGGCGAAATCCTACGTTCTGATGGACGCGGCCAGTGGCAAGGTGCTGGTCGAGAACGCTGGAGACGAGCGACTGCCGCCGGCCAGCCTGACGAAGCTGATGACCGCTTATATCGCCACGCTGGAAATCAAGAAGGGCCAGATCTCTGAAAGCGACATGGTGACCGTCAGCGAGAAGGCCTGGCGTACCGGTGGCTCGCGGATGTTCATCCAGGTCAACACGCAGGTCTCGGTCGACGATCTGCTGCACGGCATCATCATCCAGTCAGGCAACGACGCCAGCGTCGCCATGGCCGAGCACATCGCCGGCAGCGAGGAGGCCTTTGCTGACCTGATGAACAGCACGGCCCAGCGGCTGGGGATGAGCAACTCGCACTTCATGAATGCCACCGGCCTGCCGCATCCGGAGCATTACTCTTCGGCCGCCGACATGGCCAAGCTGGCCCGCGCGATCATCCACGAGGATGCGGCGCACTACAGCATCTACGCGCAGAAGGAATTCTTCTGGAACAACATCAAGCAGCCCAACCGCAACCTGCTGCTGTGGCGGGATAAGACCGTCGACGGGCTCAAGACCGGTCATACCGAGGAAGCGGGCTACTGCCTGGTCGCCTCCGCGGTGCGTGACGGCATGCGCCTGATCAGCGTGGTCTTCGGCACCAACAGTGAGCAGGCCCGTGCGGCCGAGACGCAGAAGCTGCTGACCTACGGTTTCCGTTTCTTCGAAACCAAGACCTTCTATCAGAAGGGTGTCGAGCTGGCCAAGTCGCGGGTCTGGAAGGGCCAGCAGGACCAGATCAGCGCTGGTCTGCAGGACGACCTGACCCTGACCCTGCCACGTGGACAGCTGGACAAGCTGCAGGCCGGCCTGACCTTCAATCCCGAACTCACGGCCCCGATCCAGCAGGGCGACGTGATCGGTCGCGTCGACGTCACGCTCGATGGTCAAGTCTTGCAGAGCACCGACCTGATCGCCCTCGAGGCCGTGGAAGAGGGTGGGCTGTTCAGCCGGCTCTGGGATAGCATCCAGCTGTTCTTCTTCAATCTCTTCAACTGA
- a CDS encoding septal ring lytic transglycosylase RlpA family protein: protein MTVRLLAAALAAVVLAGCSSSPTPRSSGPAASAEVGDPRDYARPHKDGAPWWDVDVSRIPDATPMPHNGPFKANPYTVLGKTYYPIGDGRHYRETGTASWYGTKFHGQPTANGEKYDLYGMSAAHKTLPLPSYVRVTNLDNGKTVVLRVNDRGPFYSDRIIDLSFAAAKKLGYAEVGTARVKVEGIDPEQWWAERGKPVPMVLAQAPTAGSKAAAPSLAQPVEQYTPPPAQHAGATLPVQVDNGDQAPAGKSGVFLQVGAFANPDAAQLLRDKLSSMTAAPVFVSSVVHQEQILHRVRLGPIHSADEAAQLEQSVRLANLGDPRRVRGD from the coding sequence ATGACCGTTCGTTTGCTGGCGGCGGCCCTTGCCGCTGTGGTCCTGGCTGGTTGCTCCTCGTCGCCGACACCGCGCTCGTCGGGGCCGGCAGCGAGTGCCGAGGTGGGCGATCCGCGCGACTATGCGCGCCCGCACAAGGACGGCGCGCCCTGGTGGGATGTCGATGTCTCGCGCATCCCGGATGCCACGCCGATGCCACATAACGGCCCGTTCAAGGCCAACCCCTACACGGTGCTCGGCAAGACCTACTACCCGATCGGCGACGGCCGTCATTATCGCGAGACCGGGACGGCGTCCTGGTACGGCACCAAGTTCCATGGCCAGCCCACGGCCAACGGCGAGAAGTACGACCTGTATGGCATGAGCGCTGCGCACAAGACGCTGCCTTTGCCCAGCTACGTTCGAGTGACCAATCTCGACAACGGCAAGACCGTGGTGCTGCGGGTCAACGATCGCGGCCCCTTCTACTCGGACCGGATCATCGACCTGTCTTTCGCCGCGGCGAAAAAGCTCGGTTATGCCGAAGTCGGTACGGCGCGGGTCAAGGTTGAAGGCATCGATCCCGAGCAGTGGTGGGCCGAACGCGGAAAGCCGGTGCCCATGGTCCTTGCGCAAGCTCCAACGGCCGGCAGCAAGGCGGCCGCCCCGTCGCTGGCGCAGCCCGTCGAGCAGTACACGCCACCGCCGGCGCAACACGCTGGCGCCACCTTGCCGGTGCAGGTCGACAACGGCGACCAGGCGCCGGCTGGCAAGTCGGGCGTGTTTCTCCAGGTCGGTGCATTCGCCAACCCGGACGCGGCCCAGCTGCTGCGTGACAAGCTCAGCAGCATGACTGCCGCGCCAGTGTTCGTCAGTTCCGTGGTGCATCAGGAGCAGATTCTGCATCGGGTGCGCCTGGGGCCGATCCACTCCGCGGACGAGGCCGCGCAGCTCGAGCAGAGTGTTCGTCTCGCCAATTTGGGAGACCCCAGACGAGTACGGGGTGATTGA
- the leuS gene encoding leucine--tRNA ligase: MHEQYQPREIEAAAQSHWDAQKSFVVSEQPGKDTFYCLSMFPYPSGKLHMGHVRNYTIGDVIARYQRMQGKNVLQPMGWDAFGMPAENAAMKNKVAPAKWTYENIDYMRSQLKSLGLAVDWTREVTTCKPDYYRWEQWLFTRLYEKGVIYRKNGTVNWDPVDQTVLANEQVIDGRGWRSGALIEKREIPMYYFKITAYADELLESLDELDGWPEQVKTMQRNWIGKSRGMEISFPYDVASIGSEGVMKVFTTRPDTLMGATYVAVAAEHPLATLAAQNDPTLQAFIDECKRGGVAEADIATQEKKGLATSLRVQHPLTGELLPVWVANYVLMNYGEGAVMAVPAHDERDFAFASKYDLPIKPVVRTSAGDQTPAPWQDAYGEHGELINSGIFDGLDFDGAFDAIEVALQKKGLGQARTQFRLRDWGISRQRYWGCPIPIIHCDACGDVPVPEDQLPVVLPEDVVPDGAGSPLARMPEFYECSCPKCGAPAKRETDTMDTFVESSWYFARYASPNYDQGMVDPAAANHWLPVDQYIGGIEHAILHLLYARFFHKLMRDEGLVSSNEPFKNLLTQGMVVAETYYRTLENGGKDWFNPADVVVERDAKAKVIGAKLASDDLPVEIGGTEKMSKSKNNGVDPQAMIDAYGADTCRLFMMFASPPDMSLEWSDSGVEGANRFLRRVWRLAHAHVGRGPAGPLDTANLSDEQKAVRRATHLAIKQASVDVGQHHKFNTAIAQVMTLMNVLEKAATESEQDRALLQEGLETVALLLAPIAPHICHELWQQLGNSGAIIDARWPTVDESALVQDSLTLVVQVNGKLRGQIEVPASASREDIEASARANENVVRFTEGLTIRKVIVVPGKLVNIVAN, encoded by the coding sequence ATGCACGAACAGTATCAGCCCCGCGAAATCGAAGCCGCCGCGCAATCCCACTGGGATGCGCAGAAATCCTTTGTAGTGAGCGAGCAGCCCGGCAAGGACACGTTCTATTGCCTGTCGATGTTCCCCTACCCCAGCGGCAAGCTGCACATGGGCCACGTGCGCAACTACACCATCGGTGACGTGATCGCACGCTACCAGCGCATGCAGGGCAAGAACGTGCTGCAGCCCATGGGCTGGGACGCGTTCGGCATGCCAGCGGAAAACGCGGCGATGAAGAACAAGGTCGCGCCGGCCAAGTGGACCTACGAAAACATCGACTACATGCGCAGCCAGCTCAAAAGCCTGGGCCTGGCGGTCGACTGGACGCGCGAAGTCACCACCTGCAAGCCCGACTACTACCGCTGGGAACAGTGGCTGTTCACCCGCCTGTACGAGAAGGGTGTGATCTATCGCAAGAACGGCACCGTCAACTGGGATCCGGTCGACCAGACCGTGCTCGCCAACGAGCAGGTCATCGACGGTCGCGGTTGGCGTTCCGGCGCGCTGATCGAGAAGCGCGAGATCCCGATGTACTACTTCAAGATCACCGCCTACGCGGATGAGCTGCTGGAGAGCCTGGACGAGCTGGACGGCTGGCCGGAGCAGGTCAAGACCATGCAGCGCAACTGGATCGGCAAGTCGCGCGGCATGGAGATCAGCTTTCCCTACGACGTCGCCAGCATTGGCAGCGAAGGCGTGATGAAGGTCTTCACCACCCGCCCCGACACGCTGATGGGCGCGACCTACGTCGCCGTTGCAGCCGAGCACCCGCTGGCGACCCTCGCGGCGCAGAACGATCCCACGCTGCAGGCCTTCATCGATGAATGCAAACGCGGCGGCGTGGCCGAGGCCGATATCGCCACCCAGGAGAAAAAGGGCCTGGCCACGTCACTGCGTGTGCAGCATCCGCTGACGGGCGAGCTGCTGCCGGTGTGGGTCGCCAACTACGTGCTGATGAATTACGGCGAAGGCGCGGTGATGGCCGTGCCGGCCCACGACGAGCGCGATTTTGCCTTTGCCAGCAAGTACGACCTGCCGATCAAGCCGGTGGTCCGCACCAGCGCAGGTGACCAGACGCCGGCGCCCTGGCAGGACGCCTACGGTGAGCACGGCGAGCTGATCAATTCCGGCATCTTCGACGGCCTCGACTTCGACGGCGCCTTCGATGCCATCGAAGTGGCCCTGCAGAAGAAGGGCCTCGGCCAGGCCCGCACCCAGTTCCGCCTGCGCGACTGGGGCATCAGCCGCCAGCGCTACTGGGGCTGCCCGATCCCGATCATCCATTGCGACGCCTGCGGCGATGTACCGGTGCCGGAAGACCAGCTGCCAGTTGTCCTGCCCGAAGATGTCGTCCCGGACGGCGCCGGCTCGCCGCTGGCGCGCATGCCCGAGTTCTATGAATGCAGCTGCCCCAAGTGCGGCGCCCCGGCCAAACGCGAAACCGACACCATGGACACCTTCGTCGAGTCGTCCTGGTATTTCGCCCGTTACGCCAGCCCGAACTATGACCAGGGCATGGTCGACCCTGCGGCTGCCAACCACTGGCTGCCGGTGGATCAGTACATCGGCGGCATCGAGCACGCCATCCTGCACCTGCTCTACGCGCGCTTCTTCCACAAGCTGATGCGCGACGAGGGCCTGGTCAGTTCCAACGAGCCGTTCAAGAATCTGCTGACCCAGGGCATGGTCGTCGCCGAAACCTACTACCGCACCCTGGAAAACGGCGGCAAGGACTGGTTCAACCCGGCCGACGTGGTCGTCGAGCGCGACGCCAAGGCCAAGGTCATCGGCGCGAAACTCGCCAGCGACGATCTGCCGGTCGAAATCGGCGGCACCGAGAAGATGTCCAAGTCGAAGAACAACGGCGTGGACCCGCAGGCCATGATCGACGCGTATGGCGCCGACACCTGCCGCCTGTTCATGATGTTCGCCTCACCGCCGGACATGAGCCTGGAGTGGTCCGATTCCGGCGTCGAGGGCGCGAACCGCTTCCTGCGCCGCGTCTGGCGTCTGGCCCACGCACATGTCGGTCGCGGTCCGGCAGGTCCGCTGGACACCGCCAACCTGAGCGATGAACAGAAAGCCGTACGCCGTGCGACGCATCTGGCCATCAAGCAGGCCAGCGTCGACGTCGGCCAGCACCACAAATTCAACACCGCCATCGCCCAGGTGATGACGCTGATGAACGTGCTGGAAAAGGCGGCGACCGAAAGTGAGCAGGACCGCGCGCTGCTGCAGGAAGGGCTGGAAACCGTCGCCCTGTTGCTGGCGCCGATTGCGCCGCACATCTGCCACGAGCTCTGGCAGCAGCTGGGCAACAGCGGCGCGATCATCGATGCGCGCTGGCCGACCGTCGACGAATCCGCGCTGGTGCAGGACAGCCTGACGCTGGTGGTTCAGGTCAATGGCAAGCTGCGCGGGCAAATCGAAGTGCCGGCCAGTGCCAGCCGGGAAGACATCGAAGCCAGCGCGCGCGCCAACGAGAACGTGGTGCGCTTCACCGAAGGGCTGACGATCCGCAAGGTCATCGTGGTGCCGGGGAAACTGGTCAATATCGTCGCTAACTGA